The following proteins are encoded in a genomic region of Necator americanus strain Aroian chromosome II, whole genome shotgun sequence:
- a CDS encoding hypothetical protein (NECATOR_CHRII.G7610.T1), whose translation MATDERRSNLRLLRTSLILDQGDTRTTLHGDCLRLCTYNARTVSTDADLHVLLGAAERIKFHVIALQETKCRRSDVREMNDGTLVIRGENVPSRNVGGVGFVVHPSVVHLVDSHEILSPRLAILRLRPLRQKPISIINCYSPTSAADESELDAFYEELEEVVRNGVLLQIRCRRLQRKSRKGHRRGIQDWKIWTRGPE comes from the coding sequence atggcgaccgatgagaggcgatcaaatctcaggttgctcaggacgtcattgattctggaccaaggcgacacacgcaccactctccatggagactgtctcagactgtgtacctACAACGctagaacagtttccacagacgctgacctgcatgtccttctcggagctgcagagcgaatcaaatttcacgtgattgctctacAGGAGACTAAGTGCAGAAGGAGTGACGTACGagagatgaatgacggtacacttgtcattcgtggagagaacgttccgtcgcgaaatgtaggcggtgttggttttgttgtgcacccatctgtcgtccatcttgtcgattctcacgaaatcctgtcacctcgtctggccattcttcgcctccgccctctgcgccaaaaacccatcagtatcatcaactgctactcaccaacatcagcagctgatgaatccgaattggacgcgttttacgaggagctagaggaagtagtccgcaacggagtccttctacaaattcgttgtcggagacttcaacgcaaatctaggaaaggccacagaagaggaatacaggattggaagatttggactaggggaccggaatga